tctggttaagcagagagaaaaaacaggAAAACTGGGTCAAACTTTTAAAACATCCCTAAAACTTAAtctaatgactataatgttaaaataactAAGCTTTCTTCAAAAGTGACACCAAGTTAATACTGTAGGTTAGTTAGGTTAAGGTAGATGGCATCATTTGTGTTAATAAACTCGGTTTGCAGTAGATGAGTCACTATCTATCAGCAGAATTCCAAACAACTGCCATCCGTAATGAGACTTCTCAAGTGTCCAGACCTCTCTTCTGTGTTATTAATACCTTGTAAGTCTGAGTAATGGGTGCTGGTGTCACTAAACCATGTGGTTCTGCATTTGGGAACTCCTACGGTAATTTAAGAAAGTAAAATTAAGTATGCAGTGGGATGGTGTCAGTTATCAGCTTTGACTGTTTGTCCAACAAGTCTTTGCGTTTTACTGGAACTCCATTGTTTAAGGCCATTGAACTATTGGATTGAGAACATTCCTGTTATTTAAAGTGACTGTCTGATACTCAATAGTAGtttctgtctcatgacttttggcacgtcaGTGTCAGTCCATTCTGTTATTCACAGATAAAagatatttgtatttgcaattctGAAGTTGCATAGATCAATGTTTTCAACAAAAGGCAACTTTTTTAAGAATGAAGAAACAATCTTAGCTTTTAGTATAAGTTAAAGTAACAGTCTGTAAACTTTAGGGGTTTAGAGAGCAataacatccaacaaacctaccaggccactctattttagatttttttttattagatttggcAGGGATAGTTGTCCCAGGACAATAACAGCATTTTTAGACTACTCTGTCCTACCTAAAATCAGCAATTGAGTATCAACAGAGTTGAGTATATTATTTGGTCAGTTTGGTCATTTCTGGAATACTGTAAACATGTACAGAGCAGTTACAGCAATCTCAACAAAGAGGTCTTTAAACCTCCAAATTTCCAAGACTGTccctttaaagcagcagtccctacttTTTTCTACTTCTTTTAAACAGAAAGCAGTGTATTTCTTGAGTTGAGAGttgtgctgggcgatatgggaaaaatcgtatatcacgatatggaatcttttatatcacgataaagatatatatcatgatattccacatttaagtatgttttcagttattcttcgaaaaatatgacaaaataatatcattacttacttttttccagctttatttcaaagtgacattaaacccaactttcacaaataagaattactaccttttagtgcagcaatatatatgtgtatcaaatgaaaacagatgagggagatgcagtagctaattttttcaaaagaacaatgcgtctccattgttcagctctcatgagtttaataacgtaaagcatgtcacaAACtggcgtgtccgtcaaataacgtaaagcagcgtcgtGTCACAAAACCatattatgaagctttttttacgaagattactttattatcacttatataaaccgagtttatgcaaattgaccacgccaatacattttatcgtagcctactttatatatttgcatgaataattgatgaaattactgtagaaacgataggggcgataaaaggtaagtagcacgatagacactttgcTATCgcccccacaatatttatcgtcatattgcacagcactagTTAAGAGAGGacaaaatattgtataaatggtATCAATGTCCTGGCATGACCATCCCTGCAACATCTTATGTGTTCATCGTAGGGCATGTTGATGAGTACTTTTAATGCTGCTTAATGCAAATAAATGGCTCAGAATGTAGAGAgaaattacatccaacaaacctaccagaccactctattttagaataaatatattagatgtGGCACGAATAGTTGTCCCACAACAACAgcattaatttgattattttgtcCTCTCTGAAATAAGAATTAGCATTTTTTTAGACTATTCTTTCCTATCTGAAATCTGGAATTTCACTGCTTTctgtttaaaagaagaaaaaaaaaaacatttaaagactgctgctttaaagccTCTCTGGTATAATTCCATGAAGGGTTGTGAAGAACTTTTAATGCTGGTTAATGCAAAAAATGGCTGTGATTtaaaaattctgtgtttttaggttgagtattttgttttgttcactTGTCAAAATGTAGAGTGCAATAACattcaacaaacctaccagaccactgtattttagaattattatattatactattttGTGCTCTCGTCTTAGGAATTCCACTGCTCTTTGCTTAAAAGAAAcatagggactgctgctttaaagcgAATTCCCTATTTTTATGAATTTATGggtttagagacctctctggtgtaATTGCACAGATGATGTGAAaaacttttaatgcaggttaatataATCAAATTGCAAAAGTTTGGAATTCTATGTTTTATGAGCTCAATGTggagagtacttttaatgctgattaattcaaataaatggcggtgtgaaattctgtgtttttgagttcAATATATTGTTTGCTCACTTGTCAAAGGGCAataacatccaacaaacctaccagaccactatattttagaataaatatacaaGATATTACAGGAATAGTTGTCCCAGGACAATGACAACATTAATTAGACTATATTTTGTCCTCTCTGAAATAAGAAACACTACTggtttcaatttaaaataaactattttaggCACTGCTGCTTTAAGGATAAACATTTCCGTACCCTGACAGCAAAAGAAAGACATCTAATGAATTCCATAACTCCTACTTACATTTATAGAGTAGATGAGGGCAGCAATACCCAGGGGTAAGCAGCAGCACAGCATGGTGAAGATGGAGTAACCCAAGTAGTCAGGAAGGGGCTGAGCCAGGGGTCCGGTTGTCACGTAGACTGCAGGCTGAACAGTGACCGCAGGCCCACCCTGATAAGGACCCTGGTAGGGCTGACCGTACGGAGCTCCATAGGGCTGGCCCTGGGGGTAGCCGGTCTGGTTGGGGTAGCCTCCTTGGGGCTGATTATAAGCAGTGTTATAGTCCTGGTATGGTGGAGGCTGGGGGTCCATGCCTGACTTCTCAGATGGATTCCACCCTGCAGGAGGGGCAGTTGCTGGCTTGCTGGGGTCCATTTCTGCTCTGTTTTTCTGGTTTTAAATAGCCTTACTCTGTGGCTCTGCTGATCCTCTGTACACTGGCTGCTCTCTGGCCTCACTCTGAGCTTCTTCTTGGTTGGTGCACTACTTGAAAAGCTACACACAGTGGGGGCGTGGTCAGAGGATCAGAAAGGGGCAGTGACAACCAAATAAACAAGCTCATTTTTTACCCTGATTACTGGAACTCTGGTGaaataaatgaatagaaaatgagacataaatgaatgaatgaataaataaataaagaaataaatacaaatacattagattttttgtctaaattttccataataactgaataaaaattttttaacatatataaataacacaataaataacatgtttacaagtttattatataaaattgtataaaaacgTGAAGAAAACATTTTacacattaaaaaatatgtatgcTATGTATATGGGTGATTGACATGACATTGCGTTTTTTTTGGGtggtccagtgtgtcaaatatatgtaaactaTATTATAAAAAGACATGTCAAACACTGTGATGATTTTGTTCAAATAGTactgttttatataaatttacagagcattcatgggattaacatttaattttttcacaattttcagtcGAACCAGACAAATCTCATATGGCTTGACTGTCcaaatcacatttcacaaagttagattttgaataaaaacaagcaaattcatttattttctgtttaatcaatcatatattaataaTCCAGATGTCTGCTTGTGAGTCTGTTTGTCCAAAAGTTTGGGCATAatattaactaaaacattttgtcccaaaaataaatatcatatgGTGTGACGCCATAATCCTTTTTAAACGAGCAATTGTTTGGAGACCTTTAGGGAGTGGGGGTCCTCCTTCTTTCAGCAGGAAGAAAAACACTTCAGAAAGACACTGAAAGTTACAGGGTGTGTTATCGCTCTTTATGATTTCAGAAAAATCTGTATACTCACCACTCCTGCTTCAGTTCCATTTTTTTACTGTCATGATgagacacattttacacaaatgAAATTACTTTTCAGTCAATATTACCTTTAAAACTATATTGTCATTATGTAGTTAGCATAGTTTTATGGTGCTACCATAAAGACACATTGCTTAATGCGAAGTACATAAAATGTCATGTGGTGTGACACAACATCATCCGGTGCGACAGGGTTTTCTTGTCACACcatatgattattttattattatgaactgcatttaaatacataaataattctATTAGATACATATGTTATAGCTAGTAGATAAGTTTATTAAATATTctatttgtttaacacatttattttatagtatatgtttcacacattttatatatatatttttttacagctttactcactcattcatgcagATCCACTCACTTCCTCAGACTCCCGAACGCAAAAGGAGAAGTTTAATCTGAACCAGTGTCAATCCACTGTAGCACACCTGAACATCCAAAGGAAAGGCATAAAGGTATGTATAAACACATTGTTCTTCTGTTTATTTCTTTAAGTATAAGTCAAATGTGTCACAATGTTTCATGGCACAATATTTTTATCAATACATCAATAGCTTTCTGATCGATCATTGTTTTGCTCATGCTCTTTTTAAAAAGAAACGAtgcattacatataaaaaaatacttacattatcacattatacccatttataatataatacacaatAACATTCAAGTCACACCATAAGAACAATTTTAGTCACTAAGACTGTAATCTAGTGaatgaatttaaattaaaaaaaaatctacaaaaccaTATATAGATTTGGAAAGAGTTGATAGAATATAACCCAGTGATTTCCGTGTTTTTGAGATTTTCTGAATTTTgagattttttaaaaaacattttttagtctaaagcactgtcactatggtcaggagatcgctggttcgaatcctggtcatgcagcttgccatcagctgccagagcccactccaaatggtgatgtcgatcagcacaaggcacctgtgagctgatgtatcggaactgagtcgctacGCTTTCTTCCGAGTGCGCTGGATACTCGGTAatgcagttcgaaaagaggtggtgattgGCTTCATGTGTGTCGGAGGTGTGCTAAACTCCACCCTTCTTGTGTTgaagcattactagtgatgggggatataaagttgaatgggtgggacaattggccacatAAATTGGCGAGAAAATTttacaaaaataagaaataaaaataaaaaagtagaaaaaaatgaAGTTAAACTTTCATTTTGAGGtgcctttctagacacccaaggattaaattatacacacattttacacttaTCCACACACACAAAAGTGAAAAGTCACAGCCAATTGCAcatagcatactctcaaccagaaacaactgtccacctAGAGGACTGTATCAGGCACTTACATACAGACCAGAGCAAATTAAAGTacccaatttacctgatctccaggTTTTTAGACACCACAGGACCTCACACAGAAACATGAAGAACATGAAACCTCCACTccgatagggacttgaacccaagaccacaGTTTTGGAAGGCGAACGTGCCAACTACTAAGCCAGCATGTTGCCCACAGCAAGCTAATTATAGCTAATCTCTTATTTATTCTCATTGCTGGAGttgatgttaatttacacagtttGAGAAGGTATCTGTTGATGGGTCCGTGTGCTTGTAGCTGAAAGCTATTTCAGACCTTACCCGGCAACAAGAAATCTGTTTTTCTGATTGGCCCATAGGTCACTACAGCTTTAAGAGCTGTAAGAGCGCAAAGCAATTCCAAACAtgaccaacgctcgtgagaactgcgtcTCCTTTGAGAAGTGTTAACTGTTTTATGGCATTGTAGTTCTAACAGtactacaaggactacaaaatcagccattagagaaaaaaaaacaaaggctgTTTAGTTCTTCAGATATGGACGTGGCATATGGAAATATGGCTGCAGCTGCTAATAGACTGAAGAGGCAGTTGGATGGACAGTGTGGCACCACTGGCTACCTGCAAAGGAGCTGGGTAATGgatggaaaaaaaatctgtgtagttGGGTCCTGAAACTTCAATTCCCAGTATCCCAGGCGATAATCAGTACCAACCAGCCACATCTGTGTAGCATGGTACAAAAAACAGCATAAAGCCTCTCACtttgtcgcacctttgtagagtggTGCCGATtatcagtaaagaaaaaataaaagaaattcataaaagaaaccaaagacaaaaaaagaaacaccAGCATAACCTAGTTTGCTTAGAATTAagcaaattaaagaaagaaaggattTTGAGTTTAGTTTGAATATGCCAATAAAgacatttcctttgttctgttcaAATCCCAGcctgcttacattttttaaagttctttCACGAGCAAACCATTTATCACTACACATTAATTGTGTTTTAAATAACTATTAAATTAAATGACAACAAATAATTTTAAagcataaattataaataatgaatCAAATACacaaatagatataaaaatagatatagatataagttaactccatctccggtaaaacctccactaatctttcagcttctgcagaccagagtcacacagatctccatgcagagatccgcgttttaatgctgatgttatttcatgagctgatgtgtttaactcggcagtgcactaaaacacagaactgatacagaaccctaactcattaagatcagatcatctgcttagtctcacagtgggaaagatatagctagtgttaaagcaggaacaggtcagaaaggaactcaataatataacgaaaataaaacaataaaataagtgaatctatgaacccaaaagtctgtgtaaagttccttacaccACTtcctcataagtttctcactttaactcatgaagtctctcagtacttcctgagagcatctctacaggacagtgtgtgaaggtgtgtttttgatctcatttatagactgtagctacagtaggtgtgctgggttagtgctggagataaaactagatcctttaaaagctgtttttgcatctacagctctgtttaaactataatttaactatttagttgttttatgacctgatttctagagcaaaattttaaatgtaaaatatatatagtcacacacctataataataataataataataataataataataataataatatacattaaatcatatataaatatatttcacattcaaacattaacaatattactcaagtggttattaaacgtttcattttgtatacgtgtagagttaataattcaagggaactgatgaaaaagcatttacatttacaccctttacattttagtcgactaaatttactgtaattttagtagactatattcttatgacattaagtcgactaaaactaagttgactaaattactaaattgtgactaaaactaaatactatttgcgtcacaagactatgactaagactaaatcaaaatttgttgtcaaaattaacactggtggcaaacctgcaaatagatagcttacagttgttgttacattgtttggttttaaattgttttattatcaatttatagaagtgtttcataaaattgtttgatgaaatggtttcataagtatttttatagagtgattgaaaaggcttttttatttgtttatctatttgttaactggaaagaaaaataaaagaataatatgcaatatgtggttgctacattcattcaggcttaaaaaaacgacaatattgtaagtaatccaaagtaatcagattacgttactcacttgaagtaatgtaactgattacgttacaaattacattttgagtgatgtaatcagtaatctgtaagggattacatttttaaagtaaccttcccaacactgtatatatatatatatatatatatatatatatatatatatatatatatatatatatatatatatatatatatatgtataattattcaaataaaaactTCCATTCTGTTCTGCACTTGGATCCACCACCTCCCTCTCCTGTGACAGAGAAATGcctgaagaaaaagagaagacagAGAATACAAGTTAGAGgccatacaaaaataaatattggaCTGTCTTTTTCTCATTGGGTTACAAGACAcgagtgagtttctttgattttaccaaattgaaaacctctagaatataaccaagaggaagatgaatgatcacaagccatcaaaccaagctgaactgcttattttttgcaccaggagtgtaaagcattaagttatccaaaagcagtgtgtaagactggtgaaggagaacatgccaagatgcataaaaaacagggttactacaccaaacattgatttctgaactcttaaaacttaaaactatgaacttgttttctttgtattatttgaggtctgaaagctctgcagctttttgttatttcagccatttctcattttcagcaaataaatgctctaaatgacaatatttttatttggaatttcatatatatatttatatatatttggaatTTTATATTataactaaaacacaaaatacaggttGATATGTTTGCATATAAATGTTTACTTGCACCTTAAATTATTCCACCTAGAAATGCAAGGTAAAACATCACTTACAATAAAATCTCttatatctgaaattaaattgtaAAGAGAAGGATTTATGCCTGTAAGGATCTGTGACTGGCCTGCAGGTGTCACCCTTCTCTAGAGTTTTGGGCATGAATTAGTGGCTGTTACAGGAAATGCTGTAGTTAATCTGTTGAGGCTGAAAAAGACCAGATGGTCTCAGGAGATACGTCACAGGTTTTGTTTTTTAAGGTTCACATTACTTTATTGTGCAATCATTAATTGTGCAATGACTACAGAGTAAACATAAAGATAGAAAGAACAGTTTCACGTACCACGATTTTTCACTTCTCAAATTGTGGTACGTGTACCACTGGTGGCACGCAAAGCATTTAACTGTGGTACAACAGATGACCTCAGAAAATGTAAATCATGCTAAAAAAATTTAATGATTGAAATCTAAAAAGCTTTTACCTCTAATTTCCACAACAAcagatttgtgtgtgtttagtgattACCCTAGTACCTAGTAGactctatatatatatgattacacTTCAGTTCTTTACAGTTAAATA
This genomic interval from Astyanax mexicanus isolate ESR-SI-001 chromosome 1, AstMex3_surface, whole genome shotgun sequence contains the following:
- the LOC103030855 gene encoding proline-rich transmembrane protein 1, which encodes MDPSKPATAPPAGWNPSEKSGMDPQPPPYQDYNTAYNQPQGGYPNQTGYPQGQPYGAPYGQPYQGPYQGGPAVTVQPAVYVTTGPLAQPLPDYLGYSIFTMLCCCLPLGIAALIYSINTRDANAIGNRQQAERSSRMARILNNTALGIGIVFIIVYIVLVVISVTAVH